The DNA sequence AAAAAAGATGCTGGTTTAGATGATCTTTTACCTGAAAGTAATACTGATAAATTAGATATAACAAAAAAAGAAGAAGAATAAAAATGTAAGGGAGGTTATAGTTAATCTCCCTTTAAATTATGCTTTTAAGTAGAAAACTCAAATCTATGATTTGATGTGAATCGCTTATTCCTAGGAATGAAATGAGTAGGAGTTTCATTATAAAAGTTATACATTGATGAAATACTAGGCTAGTTATAAATAATCAAGGAGATATATTAGTTATATGTGATATAATATTTTAGTAAAAAAATTTCATAAAGGATGAGGTGGAAATATGTTTTCTAATTTAAAAATAGGATTAGAAGCAAGAGTAGAAAAAATTGTAACAGATAAAGATACTGCAGCGGAATTTGGAAGTGGAGATATTTATGTTTTTGCTTCACCAGTTATGATAGGCTTAATGGAAAATGCTTCACTTAACGCAGTAGATAAAGAATTGGGCAATGAATATTCAACAGTTGGTATAAATGTAAATGTAAATCACATAAGTGCAACTCCAGTAGGACAAAAGGTTTATGCTGTAGCAAAGTTAATAGAAATTGACGGTAAAAAACTTTGTTTTAAAGTAGAGGCATATGATGAAAATAAGAAAATAGGAGAAGGGACACATACAAGATATATAGTAAATATAGAAAAGTTTTTAAATAAAATTAAGAATTAGTATTAAAAAGTACAATAAAACTACTACATTAAAATTGTAGAGTGATATTGTATTTTTTTATGAGTTATTTAGGGAACTTTCAAAAATTTTGATTATAAAAAATTAATAAAAAAATACTTATTTAATATAAGTATTTGAAAGTTTTATTTCATTTTATAAATAATTTGATAAAATATCTTGCAAAATTATTAATTATGTATTAGTCTATACATGAATATTAATGTTTTACGAAAAAATATAGAACGATAGTTCTATAAACGCTAACGAAATTGTACTATAAATTGGTTACTTTGATTCAATGTTAAATATAATAGTGTAATTTATATCTGGAAGTACAAGATGTTAGTTTAAGTCAAAGGGATATTCGAAAAATAACTTCCCATTGCAGTATTAGGAACTTATTTTTTCAGTCTCTAAATATGATAGGAGGGATTTTTCAAGTGTTTGACAATGATATGCTTAAACAAATTAAGCAAGAAAAAGAGCAATGGCAGCAGGCTAAGGTTAACAAAGCTCTTTCAAGATTTCCAGAAAGGATGGAAAATTTCACAACAGGATCCGGAGAAAATGTAAATAGGCTTTATACACCAGAAGATGTTGAATCATTACAATACAATGATGATATAGGCTTTCCAGGACAATATCCATACACAAGAGGTGTTCAACCTACAATGTATAGAGGTAGACTATGGACAATGAGAATGTATGCTGGATTTGCCACAGCAGAAGAGTCAAACAAAAGATATAAATACCTAGTTGAGCAAGGTTCTACAGGATTATCAGTAGCAATGGATCTTCCAACTCAAATAGGATATGATTCAGATCATCCGTTATCAGAGGGAGAAGTTGGAAAAGTAGGAGTTGCTATAGATTCTTTAGAAGATATGGAAGTACTATTTGATGGTATACCTTTAGATAAAGTTAGTACATCAATGACTATAAATGCACCTGCATCAGTTCTACTTGCAATGTACATAGCTGTTGCAGAAAAGCAAGGAGTATCATCTGATAAACTTAGAGGAACAATACAGAATGATATATTAAAAGAATACATTGCTAGAGGGACATATATATTTCCTACAGAACCTTCTATGAGACTAATAACAAATATATTTGAATATTGCTCAAAATATGTTCCTAAATGGAATACAATCAGTATTTCTGGTTATCATATCAGAGAAGCTGGATCAACTGCAGCACAAGAGGTTGGATTTACTCTAGCAGATGGTATAGCTTATGTTGATGCTGCTATAAAAGCAGGATTAGATGTTGATACATTTGCACCAAGATTATCTTTCTTTTTCAATGCACACAATGATTTATTAGAAGAAGTTTCAAAATATAGAGCGGCAAGAAGATTATGGGCTAAAATAATGAAAGAAAGATTTGGTGCTAAAAATCCAAAATCAATGGCACTTAAATTCCATACACAAACTGGTGGTTCAACATTAACAGCACAACAACCAGACAATAATATCATTCGTGTTACAATACAAACATTAGCAGCTGTATTAGGAGGAACGCAATCACTTCATACAAATTCTAGAGATGAAGCACTTGCGCTTCCAACAGAAGATTCAGTGAGAATAGCTTTAAGAACACAGCAAATAGTAGCACATGAGAGTGGAGTAACTAATACTATTGATCCATTAGCTGGTTCATATGTTATAGAAGCAAAAACAAATGAAATAGAAAAGAAAGCTATGGAATATATTAATAAAATAGATGATTTAGGTGGTGCTCCTAGAGCTATCGACCTAGGATATATACAAAAAGAAATAATGGATTCAGCATATGATTATCAAAAAGAAATAGAAGATAATTCTAGGATAGTTGTAGGAATGAACAAGTTCCAAATAGAAGAAGAAAGTCCTAAAGGATTATTAAAAGTTGATCCACAGGTAGGAGAAAGACAAAAAGCTAAGCTTGCTCAGTTAAAAGCAAGAAGAGATAATGATAAGGTAAAAGAAAGATTAGAAGCTCTACGAATGGCATGTCAAGGCGAAGAAAACGTAATGCCATTTATAGTAGAAGCAGTTAAGGTATATGCTACTTTAGGAGAAATATGTGGAATTATGAGAGAGGTATTTGGAGAATATCAACAATCTGTTAACTTATAATTTAAATATTGATTAATCAGGGTATGATTTTTATATGAAAAGGAGGATATTTTATGGACAGACCAATTAGAGTATTAGTATCCAAACCGGGTCTTGATGGTCATGATAGAGGAGCAAAAGTAATTGCAAGAGCATTAAGAGACGCAGGTATGGAAGTTATATATACTGGATTAAGACAAACACCACAGCAGATAGTAGCAGCTGCTATACAAGAAGACGTAGATGTAGTAGCCATGAGTATACTATCAGGAGCACATAATCATTTGTTTCCAAAGGTTATGGAGCTTTTAAATGAACAAGGAGCAGATGATGTATTAGTAATTGGTGGTGGAGTTATACCGGATGAAGATATACCTGGATTGAAAAAAGCAGGTATAGCTGAGATATTTACACCTGGAACAACTACAGGCACAACAATAGATTTCATAAGAAAAAATGTCAAAAGAGTCCAATAATGACAAATTGGTGGTGTCAGTATGAATATTGAAAATAAGCTTCTATTAGGAGATAAGAGAGCATGTGCTCGTCTTATCTCGCTATTTGAAAATGAAGAACAAGAAGCAATAGATTTAGTAAAAAAACTTTATAATAAAACCGGAAAAGCTCACATTATAGGAATAACTGGACCTCCAGGTGGAGGGAAAAGTACACTAACTGATAAACTTGCCAAAGAATTAAGAAAAAGAGGGAAAAAAGTAGGAATAATAGCAGTAGACCCAACGAGTCCTTTTAGTGGGGGTGCAATATTAGGTGATAGAGTTAGAATGTCTGATTTAGCACTAGACAAAGGAGTTTTTATTAGAAGTATGGGTACAAGAGGATATCTTGGAGGACTTTCTAAAGCTACACAGGGAGCTGTTAAGATATTAGATATATTTGGAATGGATTATATATTTGTAGAGACAGTTGGAGTAGGACAATCAGAAGTAGACATAGTGAAGACAGCAGATACAGTAGTTATGGTTATGGTACCCGGATTAGGGGATGATATTCAGGCGATAAAAGCAGGAGTGATGGAAATAGGAGATGTCTTTGCTGTTAACAAAAGTGACTTACAAGGTGCAGACAAAACAGCTAGAGAAATTCAAACAGTTTTAGATTTAGGACATAGACAAGATAGAAGGATTCCAGTAGTAAAAGTAACAGCAAGACTAAATGAAGGTGTAAATGAGCTATTAAATGAGATACTAAGTCATATGGATTACATGGAAGAATGTGGAGAACTTAGCGACAGAAGAGGAGAAAATGCTAGAAAAGAGATAATAAGCATGGTAGAAACTGAACTTATGAATATAATAATGAAGAAAGCACAAAAAAACGATTTTCTTAATAATATATCTAACGATGTAGTATTAAGAAAAATTGATCCATATACTGCAAAAGATGAGATATTAAGTTTAATTAAAAATAAATAAATCTAGATTATTCATGATAATAATTTCCAATATATTTTTTAAATGAATATTTTGGGTTAAATTTAAGGAGGTTTTTTTATGGTAATGAAGGTAGATCATATAGGTATAGCTGTAAAAAGCTTAGAAGAAACTCTTAAATTTTATACACAAGTACTAGGATTAAAATTACATGATACAGAAATTGTTGAAGAACAAAAAGTGAAAGTTGCTTTTTTACCAATTGGAGATACTGAGTTAGAATTATTAGAATCAACAGAGGAAGACGGACCTATAGCAAAATACATAGAAAAAAAAGGACAAGGCATGCAGCATATAGCTTTTAGAGTAGAAGATATAGAAAAAGCTATAGAAGATATGAAAAATAAAGGAATAAGAATGATAGATGAAAAACCTAGATATGGTGCAGGTGGAGCGAAAATAGCTTTCTGCCATCCTAAAAGTACAAATGGTGTTTTAGTAGAGCTTTGCCAGAGAGATTAGTAATAAAGGAGGGTAAAACATATGTCAAGCACTAAACTTGAAGAATTACAAGCACGAAAATCGAAAATTAGGCTAGGCGGTGGAGAAGAAAGTATAAAGAAACAACACGAAAGAGGAAAGCTTACAGCTAGAGAAAGAATAGAAGCGTTGCTAGATGAAAATACCTTTGTGGAAATAGATGCGTTTATCACACAT is a window from the Abyssisolibacter fermentans genome containing:
- a CDS encoding thioesterase family protein, with protein sequence MFSNLKIGLEARVEKIVTDKDTAAEFGSGDIYVFASPVMIGLMENASLNAVDKELGNEYSTVGINVNVNHISATPVGQKVYAVAKLIEIDGKKLCFKVEAYDENKKIGEGTHTRYIVNIEKFLNKIKN
- a CDS encoding acyl-CoA mutase large subunit family protein; translation: MIGGIFQVFDNDMLKQIKQEKEQWQQAKVNKALSRFPERMENFTTGSGENVNRLYTPEDVESLQYNDDIGFPGQYPYTRGVQPTMYRGRLWTMRMYAGFATAEESNKRYKYLVEQGSTGLSVAMDLPTQIGYDSDHPLSEGEVGKVGVAIDSLEDMEVLFDGIPLDKVSTSMTINAPASVLLAMYIAVAEKQGVSSDKLRGTIQNDILKEYIARGTYIFPTEPSMRLITNIFEYCSKYVPKWNTISISGYHIREAGSTAAQEVGFTLADGIAYVDAAIKAGLDVDTFAPRLSFFFNAHNDLLEEVSKYRAARRLWAKIMKERFGAKNPKSMALKFHTQTGGSTLTAQQPDNNIIRVTIQTLAAVLGGTQSLHTNSRDEALALPTEDSVRIALRTQQIVAHESGVTNTIDPLAGSYVIEAKTNEIEKKAMEYINKIDDLGGAPRAIDLGYIQKEIMDSAYDYQKEIEDNSRIVVGMNKFQIEEESPKGLLKVDPQVGERQKAKLAQLKARRDNDKVKERLEALRMACQGEENVMPFIVEAVKVYATLGEICGIMREVFGEYQQSVNL
- a CDS encoding cobalamin B12-binding domain-containing protein; the encoded protein is MDRPIRVLVSKPGLDGHDRGAKVIARALRDAGMEVIYTGLRQTPQQIVAAAIQEDVDVVAMSILSGAHNHLFPKVMELLNEQGADDVLVIGGGVIPDEDIPGLKKAGIAEIFTPGTTTGTTIDFIRKNVKRVQ
- the meaB gene encoding methylmalonyl Co-A mutase-associated GTPase MeaB encodes the protein MNIENKLLLGDKRACARLISLFENEEQEAIDLVKKLYNKTGKAHIIGITGPPGGGKSTLTDKLAKELRKRGKKVGIIAVDPTSPFSGGAILGDRVRMSDLALDKGVFIRSMGTRGYLGGLSKATQGAVKILDIFGMDYIFVETVGVGQSEVDIVKTADTVVMVMVPGLGDDIQAIKAGVMEIGDVFAVNKSDLQGADKTAREIQTVLDLGHRQDRRIPVVKVTARLNEGVNELLNEILSHMDYMEECGELSDRRGENARKEIISMVETELMNIIMKKAQKNDFLNNISNDVVLRKIDPYTAKDEILSLIKNK
- the mce gene encoding methylmalonyl-CoA epimerase; protein product: MVMKVDHIGIAVKSLEETLKFYTQVLGLKLHDTEIVEEQKVKVAFLPIGDTELELLESTEEDGPIAKYIEKKGQGMQHIAFRVEDIEKAIEDMKNKGIRMIDEKPRYGAGGAKIAFCHPKSTNGVLVELCQRD